In the genome of Desulfonatronum thiosulfatophilum, the window CGGCGAGGCCCAGCAGGCCGAGGCCCAGCAGGAGGATCGTTCCGGGCTCAGGAATTACGTAGTAAGTCGCGCTTCCGGATTCAATCGAAAAGTTCCAGCCATAAAGAGGATTCATCGAGATATTGCTGGCTTCAAGACGCAAATCAAATCCACGGTCTCTTCCAATATCTGCCAGAAGTGCATCGTAATTGCTCAAGTGAAGTCCGACCTGAAGAAGTTCCGCCCACAGGCCGCCGACAACATCAAGATAGCCGAGTGTTTCAGCGCGTGCGTCAGCGGGATTTAAGTTCGCTCGAAAAAGATCAGTCTGATCGGCAATCGGATTGCCAGTGGTAGCGGTTTCTTCGACCCATAAGGCGCCGGGCTGGAAAATCGCGGACAAAAGAAGAGTTGAACCAGTCGGCATGTCTTGAGCAAATGTGTCATAGGCTCCGAGACCGCCAGGGTTTGGTCCAGACATCATAGCGGGAATATAAGCATTCGTGTCACTCCACCATAATTCCAGATAACTTGTGCCCATATTGCTGGCGCCAAAATAGCTGACATTATCTGCGCTCTGAGTACCTAGCAAATTTCCAAAACGCAGGGCGAGATACCCATCTCCATTAGTTGAATAAAGTGGGTCATCCCAGGGTCCGGCTACAATATTCTGATTCGGTCCAGAAAACAGATGAGGTCGAATCTCACCAACTTGAGCAACTCCCCACAAGTAAGGCTGCTCATGATCTGACAAATAGCTCACACCTTGTGAGGTAACAGCTTTATGCCAGTAATTTAAATTCAAGTTGATCGCCTGAGCCTTGCCGACCATGACCATTCCACTCAATAACACTGCCGCCAAAAAAACCGTGAGCAATCGTTTCATGACTCCAACTCCTTTCAAAATTTTTAAGAAATTTGACCCCGCCTTATCCTATGGCGAGAGATAAGCAAGGGTTGTGCCACGATATAAATACTTAAAAATAATAATATATTTTTTATTTTCTTTGAAAGAAGCATTTGAACTGTAAAGACTCCCGACATCGTACTTTTCCAGAAGACTTAAAAGTGAAAGCCCCAGGCCACCATCAAAGCCCCGAGGGGACCAGTACTTAAGGTTTTCATGTAAAGGCGGAACCTAATGGGAGATCCTGAGCTTCAATATGCAACTCGAGGTATTCAAACTACGCATTTGAAAGGCTTGAAATCATGATCATTTCATGAACGCCCTCAAGCGCCACGCTGAAGGACTCATTTATTCTTTTTAAATGAAGAAGGTAATTATTCAGCACTCTTGATTGCATGGCATGAAGTGGTCCGGCTTGTCTCGATTTTTTGGCATCGCCTGTCTGACTGAGTCAGGATCCGTTCATCGAACCATTGCTGGGCGCTTAAAGCGCCAAACGCTGTTTATTCACGCAATGGTTCGAATGCTACGAAGCCGACGAAGGAGTTGTGAGGCCGAAAAATCGAGACAAGCCGGACCGCTGGCAAGTAGTTGCTGAAGAAGATGCCAAGACGAAGAGCTGTAAAGAATGCCGACAGGTGCGGGTGTAAAATTACCCGACAACACCCTCGGCAGACGGGCATAATTTTTTATCCGGCTTCAACAATACACAAGCGAATTTCTTCGCCAGGGCGACGCGAACAGGCATACATCACGGGCAACCGTTACCAGCACCCTGATCAATGACTGCTCGGTACCGTCTCCACGAATTGAGCATTGACGGTGCATGTTTTAAAATCAGCTCATTATTGGAGCGACAAGATGAATGAACTGGAATTGAGGTTTATGCTTTCCTCAAGTTTTGGTTTTCCGCTATCCAGAAGGAAATGTATTTACCCGTGCCCTAAATCAAACTTGCGGATGCTGATAGGTATTCATTCAGCAAATTTTGATCTCCGACACAAACAAGGCCAGCTAGTCTTGATTTGGCGATTTCGCATCTCTGATTGAAGTCAGGATTGGTTCATCCCGCGGCAATCCCGACGCAGGCATTTGTTGTCTCCAGCACTATGGAAATGGCGAGGGATGTTACGAAGCCGGCGACGGAATTCGAGCTGCCGCAAAACCATGGTAATCAAAATCTCAAGTGAGTAATTGCCTGCGGACATGTCATCCCCATGCGCACAATTCCCGAATCACAAGCCGCGGCGTTCGCAGCGTTGCGGCCAGACGCAGCATTCGCTTGAATGGATGCCGCTTTTGAGCAGTCCGTTTAAGGTTGCGGTTTTCCATGGAAGCGCCTTTTTTATTGATCACTTTCCTGCTTGCCCCTCATTGAGTTTGTAGTTGACTCCGGTTTTGTCACGGATCAGCTCCCGCTGAGTTTTAGCCACGATACCCTTACAGCGCATGACATACTTTGTGTTGTGTTCAGTTACTGCATTTGCAACACTTATGTTGCGTGCAACGCCAAGCCGTGATGCGTTTCTCATCCTTGGCCATCTGGCTTGTCCCTTCCTAACGATATAGAAATACTACATATTGTTTCATCTAGTGTGGTTCCCAATGCGCTGGGCATGGAAATTGCTTAATGTAGGCAATGTTGTGGACCATCTTGGTGAAGAACGCACAAGCGAGAGCAGGTAAAGGGTAAAGCAAGAACGCCATGTCAATCCAGATTCACAAGTCGAATCAAGATGGCTCACGGCATCTTTTGTTCATGAAAACATAAACGAGTACATCTTCGGCAAACAGACGGAGGGCGAGAATCATTCACAAGCGATAACCCGTTTCATTCAAATTGGACCGAAATGCAGCGTTTGCGAATCATGCTTGAACTCGCTTGCGTTGCCGGCGAAACACTTCCCTTTCACATAAAAAAACATTTAACACAGGGAGTAGAACCATGGACGAATTCGTGAAACAATCGTTGGAAATCGTGAAAGCACAGGCTGGAATCCGACCGATGACGGAAGAAGAGATGACCTCCATGGTCATGAAGATGTCGTCCAGCTTAAAGATTGCATCAGATATCGGATCCGGCATGGCAGGGATGGACGAATCCAGTCCCGAACTGCAGAGCGATCCCAGGAAGGTCATCAAGGAAAAGTCCATTACTTGTCTGGAGTGTGGAAAGAATTTCAAGGTGCTGACGAAAAAGCATCTCGCTTCACATGATATGACCCCGGATGAATATCGCGGCAAATACGGCTACAAAAAAGGAACCTCGCTGATCGCCAAAGGTCTTTCCAAGGCGCGGCGAAAAAAAATGCAGGAAATGGAGCTTTGGAAGAAGAGAGGCCCCAGGACCAGCAAGTAGACAATCATTATTCACTTCCAGCCCGGATTCCGGCTGATGACCATAAAAAAAGGCTCTCTGAGGAGAGCCTTTTTTTATGGTCATCAGCCGGTTGATTCGACAGCCATGCAATCAACGGATTTGAAGCAACAATTAATCTTCAAAACCCGTCCCACAAGATGATCAATTTCCAACCGACGGTTGGAAACTAAAAAATATCACCTGGGCGAAAAAGCCCTTCGTGCTCCCCGTGAGCACCGGGTTCAATACTCAACGTCTTGTTGTAAGAAAAAATAGTCAATCCGAGGCCAGATGCTTCTGAACGGATTTGACTTTGGCACCCATTGCGTCGACACGGTTGCGGCGGCAGTCCAGCCGTAGATAGACTAGAATCCGGTCACAATCCTTGGCCAGATCATTCTGACAACGACTGACCACCTCCAGCACCTGATCCCATTCCCCTTCAATGACCGTGGACATCGGACCAAGTTGATACGCCAGGCCGCTTTGTTCAATAATGGTCACGGCCCTGGCTACGTATGGCGCCAGGCTTTCGCCTTTGTCCATGGGAAAAATGGAAAGTTCAGCCAATACGTTCATAATTTTCTCCAACTCCGGGACGTGCCGGAACAATAAGTTGCACGGATAACGAACCTCCCTCCAGAGTTGCCTTCCAATCCCACCCCAGGCTTGACGTCAGTGAGCGCACATCAAATTCATTGAAGATGGGCTGTGCAGGGGCTTGCACCGGCCCGGATTCTGGAGCGACATAAAGTTGGAACGCGGCTCCGTCAGTCAGTGGGCTGATTGTAAGCTGTAATTTGAACGAGATTTGGGGTTCCGTATTCTGAAAGAGATCGAGAAGGGTGACCAGCGGCTCCTCCAGGCTCCAGGTGATGGCCAGAGGAATTGCCATGATGTGGGGCGGAGCCGGGTCCGTGACAATCGTCGTTGAAAAATTGTGCTTGAAAAAAAGATGGTATCGCCAAAACTCGAGAAACCAGTTGCCGAAATGTACCGGATCGATCAACTGGTTGTTTCGGCTCGTGTAGGTATCGCGCCAGGCAAGCGCTTCAAGCTGAGATTTCAAATCCTCCCCGATCCGTTGCAGTCGGAAGCACTTTTCACGCAGGTTCGGGCGAATGGCTTCCAGGTCATCCTTGTCCAAAGCTTTCAAAAAAAGTTCGGTCTGCATGGTCAGAGCATGCAACGGATTGTTCATGTTATGCACAATTCCGTTGACCACGCTGCCCGCGGCGCTCTCGGAACGGGCAAGAGCGAATCCCAAGGCGGAGTTGCTCAGGACCACTGCTTGCTCTCCCTGATCCGTTCACGCTGCTGCTGAAAGACAAAGCGAACAATGGCTTCGCGGTCCGCCTCGCGGATGGACGTGAAATCCACAGCCCAAGCCGATGAACCGTTACGCTCGTCTCGGCGATGAATGCGGCCCATGGCCCCGACAATCTGCAGTGGAAACTGACTCAGAAACAGGACCATTTCCAGTCGCTCGTCCAAAGTGAATTCCTTGTCGGCAAGGAAAATCAGGCCGGCGCCGCTGATTTCGATGATATTCATGGGCACGGGAAAGCTGTTCTGGATGAGTTCCTGATTGGCAAGGCTCAGCAGCATGTCCAATTTGGAATTGATGGTTTCCAGAAAGTCCAGCAACGCCTCCGGCAGATTTCCTGCCTTGGGGCGGGTAGCCATGCTCTGCATTTCGCAGCCAGGACAGCCGCGATAAAGGGGAAGCGCATCCCCAGGCGGAAGAACGCGTAATCTGCCTTGAAAAAATGTGTCGACTCTGGAGTAGTTTCTCTTTTGCTCGCTCATGCCTCCTCCGTAAGCGCCTCCCAAATACCGTTTTCCGTTTCCAGGACCATGGCCTTTACCGGACAAAGACTGGTGCACAAGCCGCACACGGAACATTTTTCACGCAAAAACAAGACTTCCCGGGTAGCCACATCCATACGCAGCGATTTGGTCGGACAAAGAGCAGTGCACATTCCGCAATGGACGCAGGATTTTTCTATTCGACGAATCTTGTGAGCAACCGGCGTGATGCTGACACCATGATCGCGCAAGTAACGGAGCCCCTGACGGCACTGATCCCTCTCCCCAATAATCTCTATGGTCATCTGGCCTTCTTGCTTTGGAGAGATGCGCGCCTTGAGTATGTTGAACGTCAACCCGTAGATCCGGGCCAGGTTGCAGACTACCGGCTGGTTGGAGACATCGGGCGGGAAAGACAGACAGATGGTTTCTTTTGTTTCAGACATTGATGGTTCCTTGAGTTGGGGGGCGAGGGGCTATGGGCTATGGGATGAACGTTGGTTCTGGGCTATAGCCTATCACCCCTCGCCTCTCGCCCCTCGCCCTTTATTAATTCTGCTGCTCAGCCAGCAGATTTTTCGCCCTGGTGGCTTCAGGTAAATCCGGAAAGCGGTTGATCAGGTCTTCCAGAACCAGAGTCCCGGCCCGGTCCTTGCCCAGCCGGTAAAAGGATACGCCCTGCTTGAGCATCGAGGCAGCATACTTGTTGCTTTGGGGATGCTTGCTGATCACATCCTGGTAGGCCAGCACGGCCTGCCCGTAGTCCTCCATCTGAAAAAAACTTTCGCCCTGCCAGAACAAGGCATTGGAGACCAATGAGTGATCGGTGAAAGTGCGGACGAATTCATCCCACATCCTCTGGGCCTGAACATAATCACGGTTTTGAAAAGCATCCAGAGCCCTGTCGTACAAAGCCTGGGCCGTGTCTTCCGTCATCGGCGGTTGAGGCCGTCCCGGCGCCGATAGCTCAGGCTCAAGCATGGCTCGCTGATCGGGTCGTTCGGCAACGCCCGGCGCGTCAACTCCCTGAGTCGGTCGCGGTCCGAGATCCAGGGCCATCTGGCTGGCAATCATGGCCACGGAACGGTCCAGGTAATCTACTTGGCGGCTGAGTTCGGCGACCTGAC includes:
- the ybgF gene encoding tol-pal system protein YbgF; translated protein: MKPTVIFLIFLSLLASACTVSRTEVDTLSARVWDQDQQQRRLQGQLTAMDQELTRLLAEMEGVSTPMRATQANLWAEIESLRVQTATMRGQMEELQLMVQNGRRGEGEGQVAELSRQVDYLDRSVAMIASQMALDLGPRPTQGVDAPGVAERPDQRAMLEPELSAPGRPQPPMTEDTAQALYDRALDAFQNRDYVQAQRMWDEFVRTFTDHSLVSNALFWQGESFFQMEDYGQAVLAYQDVISKHPQSNKYAASMLKQGVSFYRLGKDRAGTLVLEDLINRFPDLPEATRAKNLLAEQQN
- a CDS encoding MTH1187 family thiamine-binding protein — its product is MNVLAELSIFPMDKGESLAPYVARAVTIIEQSGLAYQLGPMSTVIEGEWDQVLEVVSRCQNDLAKDCDRILVYLRLDCRRNRVDAMGAKVKSVQKHLASD
- a CDS encoding PilZ domain-containing protein, which produces MSEQKRNYSRVDTFFQGRLRVLPPGDALPLYRGCPGCEMQSMATRPKAGNLPEALLDFLETINSKLDMLLSLANQELIQNSFPVPMNIIEISGAGLIFLADKEFTLDERLEMVLFLSQFPLQIVGAMGRIHRRDERNGSSAWAVDFTSIREADREAIVRFVFQQQRERIRESKQWS
- a CDS encoding NIL domain-containing protein; this encodes MSETKETICLSFPPDVSNQPVVCNLARIYGLTFNILKARISPKQEGQMTIEIIGERDQCRQGLRYLRDHGVSITPVAHKIRRIEKSCVHCGMCTALCPTKSLRMDVATREVLFLREKCSVCGLCTSLCPVKAMVLETENGIWEALTEEA
- a CDS encoding MucR family transcriptional regulator; its protein translation is MDEFVKQSLEIVKAQAGIRPMTEEEMTSMVMKMSSSLKIASDIGSGMAGMDESSPELQSDPRKVIKEKSITCLECGKNFKVLTKKHLASHDMTPDEYRGKYGYKKGTSLIAKGLSKARRKKMQEMELWKKRGPRTSK
- a CDS encoding PEP-CTERM sorting domain-containing protein: MKRLLTVFLAAVLLSGMVMVGKAQAINLNLNYWHKAVTSQGVSYLSDHEQPYLWGVAQVGEIRPHLFSGPNQNIVAGPWDDPLYSTNGDGYLALRFGNLLGTQSADNVSYFGASNMGTSYLELWWSDTNAYIPAMMSGPNPGGLGAYDTFAQDMPTGSTLLLSAIFQPGALWVEETATTGNPIADQTDLFRANLNPADARAETLGYLDVVGGLWAELLQVGLHLSNYDALLADIGRDRGFDLRLEASNISMNPLYGWNFSIESGSATYYVIPEPGTILLLGLGLLGLAGVARIRRREG